A segment of the Onychomys torridus chromosome 16, mOncTor1.1, whole genome shotgun sequence genome:
TCTGAACCCCACAACGTGAGATTTCCTTAGACTGGACACAGGATTTAGCAAGGGACAATCCCTGCAGTTTGCTAGAGCGATGGGTTGGATCTGTCCCCCAGACCTCAGAGTGAGTGCAAAGCTGGGGAGGGAGACTAACCACATCACTAGAAGTGGGGTACACCCTGCCTACTAGGCCACCCTCACTATTGGCATCACCCTCTCTTATGGAAACCCCAGGATCTTTGGATCTGTCATTCCCCCTAGATAGACCTGACATAAGAAATGATGAACTAGGGCCCAGCCTTGACCATCCCTCAGGCACATCCTAGAGGCTGAGcaagcgagcgagcgagcgagcgaggaCGGTGGGCACAGATCCCCCCGTCCCCCGCCTGCAATGGGGGGGCTCTTGTCTTTGTATCTTGCAGTTTGGCTCGCGCTCCACAGATGTCTGGGGTCGCCCGCCTCTTCCcctgcccctcctcttcctttctgcatGGCCGAGTCCAGCCAGGGTTAGCGCTGCCCCcacttgggagggaggaggactcCGCCAGGGCCCCTCCCACAGCCGTGGACCAGTTCCCAACCTGGGCATAGCACTTGCCCTGCCTGGCGAAGAGCACCAGGGGATGGTCTCACAGGCTCTGCATCTCCACTGACTCCCCTTTGCACAAGCCAGTAGCTGTGATAGGGAcaagtttcctgcctggcccagccaCCAGTACAGGCTGCTATGATGAGCTTCCTGTCAGGGTAGGGTAGGCCCCATGGCATTTGCAAAGCCCATTTAACTGCCTTGCCCATGGCTCAGGTATGTCTTTGGCCTAAGACCTTCTGATCTAAGGGAGTACAGGTCTACCCATACCAAGCACAGTCCTGTTTCCTCTTACTCTTCCTGGGGCAGTGGCAGGACTTTGTTGAGCCAGAAATATCTGCCTGCCCTCCTGCCCATTCTAGCACCAATGCCCCTCGTCCTTTCTCTCCACCACAGTCTTGTCCCAGCCTCAGTCACTACCAAAGCCGCCTAGGTTGTCCTGCCCGTGGGCCATGCTATATCCCCTCCTCAGCAGCCATGGAGGGCAGGCGTACTACTCCCTTTGCTGGCATCTCCCCAGAGATACACACACTGTCCCCCAGCCGTGATGGCTATACAGATGGACCTTGCCTGGGGGGCTGCAACCAGAGGGGAGCCCTTCTCCAGCAGGAGTGTGGCTGGGTGGGAGCCTGGGGCACTAGTTCACCTGCCCACTTGCCCTGGGCCAGGAACGAGCTCAGTGATCATTTGGATGCCATGGACTCCAACCTGGACAACCTGCAGACCATGCTGACAAGCCATGGCTTCAGTGTGGACACCAGCGCCCTGCTGGACGTGAGTCTGGTCATCCCtacccaccctgccccaccctgccCACCAGCCAGCCCTGACTTCCCCCTCCTCCTACAGCTGTTCAGCCCCTCGGTGACCATGCCCGACATGAGCCTGCCTGACCCGGACAGCAGCCTGGCCAGCGTGCGTAGGCGGGcagggtggggggcagaggggcCATCAACAACCCTCATTGTGTGTTCTCTGTCCCACAGATTCAGGATCTACTATCTCCCCAAGAGCCCCCCAAGCCTATTGAGGCAGAGAACAGTAACCCTGACTCAGGTGAGCTAAGCTTCTGTCCCACTCCTAACCCTCACGTCCAGCTCGCCCAACCCCACCATCCTGACCCACGCCCCACAGGGAAGCAGCTGGTACACTACACGGCTCAGCCCCTGTTCCTGCTGGACCCTGACGCCGTGGACACAGGGAACAGCGAACTGCCTGTGCTCTTTGAGCTAGGGGAAAGCTCCTACTTCTCCGAGGGGGATGACTACACGGACGACCCTACGATCTCTCTTCTAACGGGCTCTGAACCCCCGAAAGCCAAAGACCCCACTGTCTCCTAGAGGTCCCAGGATTGTCAGGATGGCTTGTGGCTGGCTCCCAACCTACCCCTAGGACATGGATGATCCTGGGGAGACGAGACAGCCAGGCAGTCCAGGGCATCCTAGGTCAAGCCACCACAACCATAGTGGAGCATGGATGGGGCTTGAGCCTGGACAGTGCCTCAGGTCAAGAGGAAGGTCCTGAGGGCTGGACACCTGCTgccttcaccccagccccaggTCTGTTTTCTGTGTTGGAGCTTCACAGCCACACTTGGACTGGCTCTGCAGGTTGttcataaaattgtattttggATTTTTACATGAGAGTCCCCTTTAACccttcacaaataaataaatatatatatatatattatacacatacacacacacacagagagatgagcAATGATAAACAGACAGAACCTGTGTTTCTTCCTGCCCTACGGGATGCAGAAGAAGTGGGTGTAGGCAAGGAGCCCAGAATGCAAACATGCCTCCTTGGGGAAATATAGATACCTGTGATACCCTTAGGCTCACCTGATGCTGATGCCCAGTGTtgttcagaggttttttttttttgggctggaggaagtgagggaagttgttcaagacagggtttctctgtgtagttctggctgtcctggaacgaacttcgttgcccaggctggcctcgaactcagagatacgcctgcctctgcctttcaagtgctgggattaaaggcgtgtgccaccacatggCTCACAGGTTTTTCTGATGCATGTTGTCAGCAGTACCCCTCCCCCGTCATTGGGTGTATCCATTCACATGTTCTACATGGGAATGCTGAACATATTGGCAGAGCCAGGTTCCCACGTCTATCAGGTACTGGACTGGTTCTGAACTTGTTGCTGATGTCTCCTTGGAATGTGAAGACAGAGGTGGAAATGGCCTCACAGGTGACCTAAGGCAGGCTGTGGTGCATGCCCTGTGTCCTGAGGCAGCTGAGATCATACTGCTTACTAGACACCTACCTAACTGCAGGTTAAAGTCTGCAACCTGGCAGATTAACTTAACTAATCTGTTAAGGCAAAGGTGAGACCCTAGATTGCCAAAACATGTAAAAGTCCTCTGTCCAATATGGCAGGTACCAGGACTTGGGCTGTCTCTACTACCAAAGCCAAGAGTGGTTTGGAAGAGAGGCCCAGCCCAGTCAAGTTTGGCCCCTGCGCAGCACAGCCCAGAGCCACTAGCCCAGCTTGCTGAGCAGCCTGCTCCCAAGGAGTTCAGACAGATGAAAGGCACAGCATATGGAATTCCTCACCCCAGGCAGTCAACATACAAAACCTCTCCATGATTACCCGGCCTCTAGAAATGTAGATCCAGGTTCCTACTAGTGGCACTGTGGAATCAGGGTGCTTACCTGGAGTTCAACATCAACACAAGTAAACCCTAAACTCTGCATGTCATCTCTTAAACCCGACTCCTCACAAGGGTTCTAGACAATACAGCCAGCCTGCCACAGGGTCATCCTCATTGAGTGCACACAGCTGTGAACCCTGGTCCTGCATGAATCAATAGAGCAGGCCAACAACTCACTAGGCTTTCATGAGCAGTAACATTGCTCAGCCACTGTTCTTAAGCTGCCACTGCATGTGGCTGCCTACTGTGTCCTATTGTGCAACTCAACAACTTCACAAACTCCATGAGACTATAAAGTAGATGGAGACCATGTGACCCAAATCTCTGCAGCACTGTGCCCTTAGCTGGAGCCTGGGCACTCCAGTCCCTGAAGCAGTGTTGCACAGCACACATGGGTGTAGGTCCTCCTCGGCAGCTTCCACaccccaggaggctgaggagggttTTAGACAGCACTTTATTGATGCCCTCTGCCCCTGGTCAGCACAGATTCCCCAGCACTGGCTTATATTAGCTGGACTCAGGTGCCATCCCCAAGAGCGGGAGTGGGCCCCATAGGGGCAGAGAGGCCTCCCAGATTAGGAGGAGTGTGCAGGTAGCCAGGAACCCCTCCAAAACTCCTGGCCCAGGTTACGGAGGGCCGGCCCTTGGCAGTATCTCAGGCCCCTGTTGGGGCATCATAGTTGAGCACGTAGTAATCATGAACATACATGAGCACAGCCACTGGTTGCCCAATGATGAGCGTCACCCACACAGCTGCGTTGCCGTAGTTCCCCTGGAAGAAGCGGCCCACAATCCAGGCCAGTGGGATCTGAGGACACAGCGAGACTACACTCAGGTGGGGCTTGGCACAGATGGAGGCTGAGAAAAACAAGCTTTGCAGAATTGTTGCTCACCTGAGCCATCATGGCTGTGAATGCCCAGAGGCGGAACATGCGTAGGGGGATGCTCACTAGGTACTAGAGTATGGGGAGAAGAGAGGTCAATGTTTGGAGCTGATGGCTACAGCCCTGCCCAGAGGTGATGTGGGATGCGCTCAAGAGCACTAACCTCATGGAAGAAGGCTGAGGCCAGAAACACCCCTGTCCTGGCCATCCATCTGTTGCTGCCCAGTCGGAGCAAAGGCTTATAGAAGTGTCTGCAGAGCAAGGAAGCCATAGGATGAGGCTAATGCCATAGGGCCCAGGTCCACAACCACATTCCACAGGTGCATACACCACCCTACCTGCTGCACCACTTATGCACGGGAATATTCCAGTTCTGCCAAAAGTAGGTGACAGACTCAGCATTCCTTGGGGTCAAGAAACAATGGGATAAGCAGAGCATGCCATGACCTACCCGGATCCCCAGAGACACACCACTTACCACCAGTCCCGGTAGAACTCGCGGTCTCCAAACTGCATGAGCTCTGCCACAGCATTCAGGCAGGAGTGGAAAAGCCAGTAGAAGAAGATGAGCCAGATGAGATGGTTGGGAACCTAGAGGAGATGGTTCCAGGTTGCAGATTTCCCACTTATCCCTCACACTTCACCCACTGGAGCCTCTGAAACTCACCGCCAGCTTCAAGAGACGCTCGATGATACGTGAATAGTCCATATCCTGTGGAGAAAGGCTGCCTCAGCTGGCTGTATCACCTCCCATCCACCCCCGCCACAGTGGAACCTAACCTTACCTTGAAGGGCTTCATGGAGTTCTGGATAGTAGGGACCATCCACTGCAAAGCAAAGGACCACATTGGTTTCCCTCAGCTATGCTAAGCCCTACCATACACCCAGTCGTGCCACGTACCTGTTGGATCAGCCCGACTTGAAGCTGGGTGAAAAAGAGCTGGGGGAAGAACACAGCAGTCAGCTGAAATTTCAGTTGCACACACCCCAAGCCCTGCCCATACCAGCCCTCAAGGCCCAAACCTTACCATCTCAAGAACCCGTCGCAGCAGAAAGCGCTTTCGTATTCGCGGGGACCGAGGAAAGTTGAGCTCATAACACAAAGTAGGAGCAAAAATGAAGTAGTAGAGATCTAGAAGGGAAAGGTAGGCACTAGGACTACGTAGTAGCCCTGAGCTTGACTTACAGTCCTGCCTCTGAGAGCCCCAACTCCACAGGTCCTCACCTCGGTAGTTCAGGTTGTCTGGGTAGCTCACAGTTTGCTGAGCAGCAGCCCCACTGACTTTCTTCCCTGCAGAAACTGCCAGCAAAGCAAGACAGCAGGGTGAGCCATGAGGCCCAGGCTCAGTCCTACAGGCAAATCCTAGCCCTGACAGCCTCTTACCAGCTTTGGCCTTGACTCTTCGCTGGCGGCACCACAAGTTGACATCACGGTAGGAAAAGAGCTTGAGGAAGATGATGGAGTATGATGCCAGAGCAAACACAGAACCCACTGCAAGATAGGTGGATCAGCCATGTCTGCCCATACACCATGGTTAACACAGGAAATGTAGGCTCAGCTATGACCAACCACATCACATGAATAACCTGAGGTCAGCTCAGCATGGGCTGGGACGGCTGGGATGGAGACACACCTGGAGTGATGGACTCAACCAGTAAGGCCACAGCTGCTGGGAAGCAGATGATGGTAGCCAGGTTAACCACATGTAGCAGCAGCCCCATCTGCTCTGTCAAGGCACCCTGGAGAGGGAAAGAGCATTCAACCAGGTCCTCTGCCCTGGGAGAAGACTATCAGGCCTAGTAAGAAGAGCCTATCACCAGTAGGCCACCAGTGACTGCAGCAAGGAGGGGATGGATAGCACACCACTTACCACTGCCAGGCGCTTCTCAATCTGAAATGCAGCCACAGGAAAGATGTTGGATACTGAGGACAGAAGCATCACAGGATAGGCTCAGGCCCTGGTCAGCCTATCCCCCACCCATGGCCCTTCTTGGAGTGCAGCTCACCAATAACCAGGCATGGGGCAGGCCAGCTGTAGGGGTCCTTCAGAAACAGAGACACCACCTGGATGGGATCCACCAGGATGCCATACCTGGGGGTGGGGCAATGGGGGCCTGAGTAGAGGTGGGCCTCATGGCCTGAGCAAGCAGGGGAGAGAGAATGGGGCCTGAAAAAAGTACTCACTTGATGAGGTTCTCTAAAAATAACCTGGCATTACTCAGGATCTGCAAGAGACAATCAGGAGGGTTCAACCCCAATGGTGCTAACACAGCCGACCTGACCCCAGCACCTTCAACACTTAGCCTTGCCCAGGGTACTGGTTCCTTCAGTTCCTAGTTAAGGAGCCAAGAGGCTACAAGCAGGCCCTGAGGACAGGACAGGCAGCAGAAAGACTCATCAAAACAGAAAAGATCAGGGGGTGGGTTTTTCTGTACTGAAGTCAGCTACCCTAACAATACTCAAAGCTCCAAGAGTGTGGCCCAGTGTAGCTCATCTAAGGACTAAGCCTTTGGACTTTAGCCTGAGATTCAGTATTTGGTCTCCATCCTCATCCATCTCACAAGCACCAGACCCAGGCCTGGAGCCACCAACCTGGCCAACTACCCAAACAGATGGAGGCAGTGGCCAATACGGACAAGGAAACACTGGTGAGGTTCTTTgcctggatgatcagagaaggtACCATGGAGGTGGTACAGCTAACCAAGGCCTAAACCTATGTCCAGGGAAAAGGTGCTGAAAGCCTCAGAAACCTTTCAGGGCACAATAGGGTAGAGACTCTTCCACATTGGATAGCCAAAAAAGCCATGCCTAAAGCAGGAACAGACACTTCTAGGCAAGGGCAATAGGTATCAGACCATATCTGAGTGTCAGAAGCTGGGTGAAGATAGCCCTTTGCCCCTGACCCACCCATCAGGTTGTCCCTTTGAGCCTTAGACCCAAAGTCTTCTGGGGTGGAGATGCAGAGCTCCAGTAGGAACCAGGCCCTAGAGGCAATAGGCTGGGACATGGCATAGCACCCCAACCACCTATACCCAAGACTGAAGGAAAGTTACAGCATAGGACATATATCCTCAAGATTTTGTCCATGCTTTTCTAGGGAGGCCACAGAGTACCCCCTCCTTAGCCTCTCAGCCTCCCAGCCTAAAGAGCAACCAATACACCTCTCCATATCCCTGCTCTCCCATATCACACCCACACAGCCAACAGGGACCTGAGGAACTACCAGAGTATTCAAGATACTCATCGTCTCTACTACCCCTGAGCCTCCCACACAGCTAGCCTGGGATCCAAGAGAAAGCCAATGTAGCCACTGCAAGGACCACCCCTGCTTCCTCCCAACCAGCCTAGTGCTAGCAGCTATATGGAGCTAGCCTTCAAAGGGCAGAGCCTGTACCCAGGGCAAGGGCACCCTGGAAGGTTCTACCATACCTGGCCTCAGTGAGTCTGCTCCCACATTCCTACTCACCAGCATCACCACACACCAATTCAGGATGCCACGGTAATTGCTGAAACCACTGTCTGAGCTGAACAAAGAATCTTGTAGACGATGGCACCTAgcaaaaaaaagacagaatcctGCCCAGTAAGCAATGACCAGTAGGACTGGGATAAACACACTGAGACCCACTCCTGCCCCAGGTGTCTTTCCTACCTAGAGTCCATTGTCCATTTACaaacaggaagaggagacaggTAAGGCCATTCTAGTGGCTATATAGCTACTGGAGGAAAAGGTCTCAGAACTACCCAGAGGCCTTTCCCTCTAGGCAGCAGAAAACGTTCATCACAGGCAGAAGAAGCAAAATGGGTCTGTCTCCATGGAGTTTGAGCTCCAGAAATCTCCAACCACAACAATGCTCTTGGGCCACAAAGATAATCCCACCTGGGTATGTGTGGACCTGTGTGGACCTACCAAGTACTGCTGGGACTGCCCATCCAACCTACCACATCACTCATGGAGGAGTTCCCAGCATGGCCAGGCAAAGCATTCTCCCTACATTTAAGACACATAGGCCCAGTATAATAGTTGGCCaactggacaggtgtctccatgacgggtaaggtgacctggtgacatcccacacaacctaagtcagaagctcattttttagtaaaagggggggacctgtagggttttgggtaactgttgccttgcttgctgaccttgaccttgaccttgatatcctccctatgctaattcccagtgagattccaccctcctggatgcttaagggaagttccttatctgtgtatcctgcatattgggcattaacagcttagttGCAAGACTAAAAACatggaagtgaacttctgccctccagggttctcccattgtgctataagcctgtatttaagaccttctccctccttcagtaaacagcattcagcattcaaaaaaagaaagaaagaaagaaagagagagagagagagagagagaaagagaaagaaagaaagaaagaaagaaagaaagaaagaaagaaagaaagaaagaaagagaaagaaagaaaaattccaattctgaggggcttggacctgcctcaactgaatgtaccaggctttgctgacgcCCCAAAGGAAGCCtcaccttttcagaggaggaaatgggggatgggttgggagggaaagctgggggggagcaggaggaggaatgagagggggctctgtggttgatatgtaaaatgagtacaatatttcttaataaagaaaaaaagtgagattaaaaaaaatagttggcCAAGTGCCCAGCCTTAACGTGGAGCAGTGGTTAGGCCTTCCTACTCATGTTAAGTTCTGTGTCCCTGCCTTGGTTCAGGGGTCATGAGGCAACTCCTTGGGCCTGATGGCAGGGAAGGCCCCGGAAGTAAGCTCCTTCCTACCCATGAAAGCTCTCACCCAGTGATGGGATGCAGGACACCCAATAGACACTGCTTGTCAAGAACTATACTAGGCCTGGCAAAGGAGTACTGTGTGACTAAGATAAGACCCAGAATCAGCTCCTGGCAAAGAcaacaggaaaatcccagagCCCTAGTCCCACTAACTAATGCCCTCACTCTCACCACCTGTGGCCCCACCTTGCCCTCCAGCTACTGTGACACCAGGAAGCCATACACAATTGAGCAAGACCTAGCTTTTGAAAGCAAAGAGGCCAgggcctccccttccctctcaccTCATACACCTCTACCCTGGAGCATCTGAGAAGTAGCAGGCCAGGAGACCTACCATAAGTGCTATCCCACAGATGCccttttagggctgaccattccTCATAATAATAAGGGTGAGCCCTAGCTTTGGTTGGGGCCGGAAGTCTGACGGACTTCTCCAGAAGAGGGCCAAAGAGGCTGGAGCAATGGCAACAAGCCCAATCTTTGCTATCAAGACTGAGGTCTTTTTCTTCCTTCGTGACAGGCTTCTCTGtatgacagccctggctgtcctggaactcactctgtagagcaggctagcctcaaactcacagagatccacctatctcctgagtgctgggactaaagatgtgtgtcaccactgccaggATCAAGACTGAGACCTACCCCACGCCCCAAAAAaaagccggacagtggtggcgcacgcctttaatcccagcactcaggaggcagaggcaggcggatctctgagtttgaggccagcttggtctacggagtgagatccGAGgcagccagaactatacagagagaccctgtctctttaaaaagaaacagatctACTTGGCACCTAGTCTCATCTACACTAGCTCCTGGTTAGTAGGAGGGCAGTCATATCCCTCTTACAGTCCATGCCATGCTACAGCACCAAAGTGAGACAATTCCATCGTAGTTCAAGCCCAACTCCACTCCCCACTGTCCATTTCCTCAGGACTAGTCTCCCAGCATCTACACACTAGGCCCATGTGATAGAAGCAATAGATATGACTGTGGTCCCTACTGAGCTCCACATTTCTCCCCCAAACTGCCCCTGACTTCTGATTGCTGCCCTTGTTTGGGGTATACCTCCAAACTGACTTCACTGGCTTGATGTGGCTATCTTTAAGGGGCAATAccacttaattaattaatagactaacaagcaaacaaacaaacaaaatgaagaagCAACATCATGAACAAGCAGGAAGGCACCTCTGGGTCTGTCTACTAGACCTTCCCACCAGTCCCTCCCCCAAGCTGAAGCTCTGTGCTTTCAGCACAGCTATCCCAAAGCCTCCTGGCCCCAAAAACCTCATGGCTGGCTCTGTGCCACAACCCACCAACTACTGCTTGCACATAACCAAAGCTGTTTCACAAGACTGACCTCTCTCCCCTTTGAGTAACCAAGGAGACCATGCTGCTTTTTCTGTAGCCATCTCCAGAATGAAGACAGAAGTGGAGAATGGGTCCCCCTTTCCAGAGCTGACAGTAAGCAGacaatctttgttttgttttaggagacatggtctgtgtagtccaggctggccttgatgaCCCTCCTTCCttaatctcccaagtgctggtattgcaAACCTGTGCCACTACATTGTATGCTTGCCTGGTTTAGCAGGCAATGTCTTAAGAGCTTATTTTTAGGTTCCTTCTGTTGGGCTTCTAATTCCTTCCTTAACTGTCTACACCAATGTCTCAGGTCCCTCTATGGACTGCCCATCCCGCATCTTGAAGGCAGCATTCCCACTGTCCCGCCTCCACTCATGATACTCCCTCCCTTCCTAGATGAGAGACACCTGTCCCAGGGGAGGAAGCCCCCATCCACCAATGCCTGCAAAGGTCTAAGCTCGCCACTGGAACCAGAAGCAAGTGGGCTGAAGGGCAGGCTGCAGAAATGGCCAGAAGGAAAGAGGAGCTGGCTAGCCATGACCACAGCTGTTTGTGCCACCCTCTCACCTACTAAAGGGCCTGCCCATGTCCTGTGCCTTCCAGCTGTTCTACACTCACTTCCTGAGGCCAAAAGGACACAGGATAGCTGGCCATCTCTCCTATATCACAGAGGCCTACCCAAGTAAACCACACATAGAGCAAGGAAAAGCTAGCATTCTCTCCTACCTCCTTCAACCACACAAAAGCACTGTAAGACATGCCCATCCCCACACACATGTCAAGGTCTGTACTGCACTCAAAGGATCAATCTCCAAGTATGGACTTCATCTAGGGCCACAGTTCAGGTTcaacagcaaacagaaagagaagggaacagaATGGTAGCTCCTCTTCCAGCTGACACTTGCCACTTCCTCTGGGCCAAGCCCTGGAGTATAAGATGGTTGAAGGAAGCTCCTCATGACTCCCAGACCCCACTAGAGATGTGCAAAAGACAGTCAGGGACAGATACCCTGGGAAAAACCCACCACTATAAGGCTATAAGGTCTTGCCTTGGGTGCACAGGGATGTGTGTAATCTGGGAAGATGAGTAGCAACAGAACTTACAGCCTCACCTTGCCACAGGGTAGAAAAAAGGAGCTGACATCAAGACCCTGGCTCAGGGGCCCAGCTCAAAGTGAGCAGGAAGTATATAGGGAAGGGGAGGATACAGGAGCTCAAGCAGTCAGGAGGAAGGGTGAGGGAAAGATTGTGCTGCCAAGAGCAACAACAGAGGGAGGGGAGTTGGCAAGTCAACAGTGGCAATGGGTGAGCTACAGGCAACTCCAAGAGGACAGTCAGAGCCTGACCCACCAACCGCAAGAATGGAATACAGTGCCTCAACCAGACGGCCCTGTGGCAGCCCCAAACTGGAGTGAGGCCCACAAGGGGGTAACAagctccccaccccatctctgtaATCTATCATCCATTTATGGGGAGGGGATCACAGCAGAgactccacacacatacatatttcctAGCTTTGCACAAAACTCACACCAGAGGACACAGAAAAAGTTAAGCCATCATCCAAAGATGTGATTGCTCTCTCTTGCCTATCCCACAACAGATCTCACATAGGAAGATACTATTCCCACCCTCTAGAGGTCACACTAGCAAAATCCCTGACTCCTAAAGGGAAGGGCAATGAGGGTAGTCAGCATAGGGGAATTCTAGAACATCTTTTCAGATGAAGCTGGGCGtgggcacctttaatcccaccacttggggggcgggcagaagcaggtggatctctgatcaaggccagcctggtctatggagctagtTCCGGGACAACCAGGACTAAAGAAAGaaactctgtttgtttgtttgtttgtttgtgtgtttgtttgttttaaataaaattgaaagaaaaatcaacatCTCAGATGGCAAGTGGTAAGTCAACCTCCCTCAAGAGCAGCTTTGAATTACAGAAAACCACCATCCCTCTTGGGAGGACCAGTCTCCTCCCACGCTGTGCCTTCATGGCCTTCTTACCTGACCTTTGTCCACAATGTGCCATGCCTGCCTCATGATGAAGTTATCTTATCTCCCAGGTGAACTGTGAACACCCAAGGGCAGTTGAGAGCCCCCTTCCCACAGTGCCCACTAGACAAAGACTCCATTGATACAAACAGAACAAGCCTTTGCCAACCTAACTGTCCACTTCCTCCTAGCCCCTCAGCTACTTCCTAACCCAGAGCTACTAAAGGGTCCCATGATGAACACCTGAAAGACCCTGGGAGCCAGCCTGGAGGAAGCAGTCAATACTGCCAAAGAACATGGTGCATTCCCATATCTTATAGTCAGTCATTCAG
Coding sequences within it:
- the Dgat1 gene encoding diacylglycerol O-acyltransferase 1, with product MGDRGGAGGSRRRRTGSRVSGQGSGRPVAAEEEVRDAAMGPDLGAGGDAPAPAPASTPDKDRHTNVGDGHWELRCHRLQDSLFSSDSGFSNYRGILNWCVVMLILSNARLFLENLIKYGILVDPIQVVSLFLKDPYSWPAPCLVIVSNIFPVAAFQIEKRLAVGALTEQMGLLLHVVNLATIICFPAAVALLVESITPVGSVFALASYSIIFLKLFSYRDVNLWCRQRRVKAKAVSAGKKVSGAAAQQTVSYPDNLNYRDLYYFIFAPTLCYELNFPRSPRIRKRFLLRRVLEMLFFTQLQVGLIQQWMVPTIQNSMKPFKDMDYSRIIERLLKLAVPNHLIWLIFFYWLFHSCLNAVAELMQFGDREFYRDWWNAESVTYFWQNWNIPVHKWCSRHFYKPLLRLGSNRWMARTGVFLASAFFHEYLVSIPLRMFRLWAFTAMMAQIPLAWIVGRFFQGNYGNAAVWVTLIIGQPVAVLMYVHDYYVLNYDAPTGA